The Rheinheimera mangrovi genome contains the following window.
TTATCAGAAGTTTGGGCACTGGAAGAAATTATAAAACTGAAAGATTTTGCAAGCATAACACTAAAACTGAAGTTGCAGTAGCAAGCCACAGGCTTGCTACTGCAAAAAGTTATCGTATTAACACATAAAGGATCCGATTGCCGCGTTGCACCTGCAGAGCAATCACACCAGAGCTTTTAGCCAGAATGTCACGCAGCTCTTTGGTCGTTGTGACACGGCTGCGACTAACGCCTACAATCACGTCGCCTTTTTCCAGGCCTAAAGCGGCGGCAGGTGAACGGGCAGCAACATCCTCAATCACAATACCCTTTTCACCATCCGGTGTTTTGCCATCACTTAAACTGGTGCCTTCCAGCATAGGATGCAGCACTTTAGCTTCTGCAGTCGTTGCTTCAGCGGCTTCCAGTGTCACTTTCACTGTGATGGCTTTATCTTCACGCAGAATACCTAAAGTAATCTCTTTACCTACGCCCAAAGTGGCGATCTTGGCGCGGATCTCGGTAAAGGAGCCAATCTGCTTACCGTTCAGGTGAGTAATAATATCGCCGCTTTTCAGACCAGCCTTGTCTGCAGCTGAACCGGGGATCACTTCCTGCACCCAGCCACCTTTATTGGTTTTGGCTTTCATGGCCTTAGCTATTTCAGCGTTTAAATCACCGCCTCGTACCCCTAAAGAACCGCGGCGAACTTCGCCGTATTCAATAAACTGACCGACCAGGTTTTTCATCATATTGGCAGGAATAGCAAAGCCTATGCCGATGTTGCCGCCATTAGGCCCAAGGATGGCCGTATTGATACCTATCAATTGGCCCTTCAGGTTGACTAAAGCGCCACCAGAGTTACCACTGTTAATGGCGGCGTCAGTCTGAATAAAGTCTTCATAGCCTTCTATGCCTAAACCACCACGGCCTAAAGCGCTAACTATACCCGACGTCACGGTTTGGCCTAAACCAAAAGGGTTACCAATGGCAACGGTAAAATCACCGACTTTTAACGCATCTGAGTCGGCCAGTTCAACCTGAGCCAAATCTTCTGCTTCGATTTGCAATAAAGCGATATCACTTTCCGGATCTTCACCAATCTTTTTGGCCTTGTAAGTGCGACCATCTTTTAAGGTGACCTGAATGTCTGAAGCTTCATTGATGACGTGATGATTGGTGACCACGTAGCCCTTTTTTGCATCAATGATAACGCCAGAGCCTAAGCCACGGAAAGGTTGCTCCTGGCGTAACTCACCACCACGGCCAAGAAATTGTTCAAGTCCACCAGGCAAGCGTTGTCGTACTTCGCGGCTGCCTGCCACTGATATGTTCACAACAGCCGGAGT
Protein-coding sequences here:
- a CDS encoding Do family serine endopeptidase is translated as MKSQLSLVTVSILAAFLLAQPAPAQAKLPFFGAGDQEMPSLAPMLENVTPAVVNISVAGSREVRQRLPGGLEQFLGRGGELRQEQPFRGLGSGVIIDAKKGYVVTNHHVINEASDIQVTLKDGRTYKAKKIGEDPESDIALLQIEAEDLAQVELADSDALKVGDFTVAIGNPFGLGQTVTSGIVSALGRGGLGIEGYEDFIQTDAAINSGNSGGALVNLKGQLIGINTAILGPNGGNIGIGFAIPANMMKNLVGQFIEYGEVRRGSLGVRGGDLNAEIAKAMKAKTNKGGWVQEVIPGSAADKAGLKSGDIITHLNGKQIGSFTEIRAKIATLGVGKEITLGILREDKAITVKVTLEAAEATTAEAKVLHPMLEGTSLSDGKTPDGEKGIVIEDVAARSPAAALGLEKGDVIVGVSRSRVTTTKELRDILAKSSGVIALQVQRGNRILYVLIR